A single genomic interval of Clostridia bacterium harbors:
- a CDS encoding Crp/Fnr family transcriptional regulator, whose translation MTHEPQSPTELPVNESLFRTTPELETALRALVSPQIALQGETIFAQGGSAKGVYLLMEGAAQLSMLSDGGREISNRVVGPGALLGLPATLCSKPYIFSAKAIQQSLFGFIEQPRLLDFLRTRPDLCLVVVQMMSQELSEANNARTRLSQCTNPGCVLAGACAHQVS comes from the coding sequence ATGACTCATGAGCCGCAGAGCCCGACCGAGCTACCTGTAAACGAATCGTTGTTCCGCACCACCCCGGAGCTGGAAACGGCCCTGCGGGCGCTTGTTTCACCGCAGATCGCATTACAGGGAGAGACCATCTTCGCGCAGGGCGGGTCTGCAAAAGGCGTCTACCTGCTGATGGAGGGCGCTGCCCAGCTTTCGATGCTCAGCGATGGAGGTCGCGAGATATCGAACCGTGTCGTCGGTCCCGGAGCCCTGCTCGGACTGCCCGCAACGCTTTGTTCCAAGCCGTATATTTTCTCGGCAAAAGCGATTCAGCAGTCGCTCTTCGGTTTTATCGAGCAACCCAGGCTGCTTGACTTCCTGCGCACACGTCCCGACCTCTGCCTGGTTGTCGTGCAGATGATGAGCCAGGAACTCTCAGAGGCGAACAACGCCCGTACCAGGCTTTCCCAATGCACGAACCCCGGCTGCGTGCTCGCCGGCGCCTGCGCGCACCAGGTGAGCTAG
- a CDS encoding methylmalonyl-CoA carboxytransferase subunit 5S has protein sequence MARTIEVTDLILRDAHQSLMATRMAIEDMIPACEDLDNAGFWSLECWGGATFDACIRFLNEDPWERLRMFRKLLPKTRLQMLLRGQNLLGYRHYEDGVVERFVAKAAENGMDVFRVFDALNDIRNLQTSIRAVKKAGKHAQGTISYTVSPVHTINAFVEMAQQLVDMGCDSICIKDMAGLLKPQPAYDIVKGIKQRCGAKTLVHLHCHATSGVTLVSLMKAVEAGCDIVDTSISSMSLGPGHNPTESFIEMLEGTGMETRLDKARILNVNRYFAKVRPRYKEFLSDITGVDTEIFKSQIPGGMISNMESQLKGQGAGDKLGQVLAEVPNVRKASGYPPLVTPSSQIVGTQAVFNVIMGDYKVLTGEFADLMLGYYGSTLGEKDPDVLKRACEHAKKEAITCRPADLLKPEWEHLRSDALALKGCNGSDEDVLTAAMFPQVAPKFFASRHEGPKNLSKLPPKAATPAPAAAKPAAGGTTPSPAQQENAANYVVTLNGKSHKVSVAPAK, from the coding sequence ATGGCACGCACAATCGAAGTGACCGATCTCATCCTCCGGGATGCCCACCAGAGCCTAATGGCCACGCGCATGGCGATCGAGGACATGATCCCCGCCTGCGAGGATCTTGACAATGCCGGGTTCTGGTCACTGGAGTGCTGGGGCGGCGCAACTTTTGACGCCTGTATTCGATTCCTCAATGAAGATCCCTGGGAACGTCTCCGCATGTTCCGCAAGTTGTTGCCGAAGACGCGCCTGCAGATGCTGCTGCGGGGCCAGAACCTGCTCGGCTATCGCCATTACGAAGACGGAGTTGTGGAGCGGTTCGTTGCCAAAGCCGCCGAAAACGGCATGGACGTATTTCGTGTCTTTGACGCACTCAACGATATCCGCAATCTCCAGACATCCATACGCGCCGTAAAGAAGGCCGGGAAGCACGCCCAGGGCACGATCTCGTACACCGTCAGCCCCGTGCATACCATCAATGCTTTTGTCGAAATGGCACAGCAGTTAGTAGACATGGGCTGCGATTCCATCTGCATCAAGGACATGGCGGGGTTGCTGAAGCCTCAGCCTGCCTACGACATCGTGAAGGGAATCAAGCAGAGATGCGGCGCGAAGACGCTCGTCCACCTGCACTGTCACGCAACTTCCGGTGTTACGCTCGTCAGCCTGATGAAGGCCGTCGAAGCCGGATGCGATATCGTCGATACCTCCATCAGCTCCATGAGCCTTGGGCCGGGCCACAATCCCACCGAGAGCTTCATTGAAATGCTAGAGGGCACGGGGATGGAGACGCGTCTCGACAAAGCTCGCATCCTTAACGTGAACAGGTACTTCGCCAAGGTGCGACCGCGCTACAAGGAATTCCTCAGCGACATCACCGGCGTTGACACGGAAATATTCAAGAGCCAGATTCCCGGTGGCATGATCTCCAACATGGAGAGCCAGCTAAAGGGGCAGGGCGCAGGTGACAAGCTCGGACAGGTACTTGCCGAAGTCCCTAACGTTCGCAAGGCCAGTGGCTACCCTCCGCTGGTTACGCCCTCCAGCCAGATCGTCGGCACGCAGGCTGTGTTCAACGTGATCATGGGCGACTACAAAGTACTGACCGGAGAATTTGCCGATCTCATGCTGGGCTATTACGGCAGCACCCTCGGCGAGAAGGATCCCGATGTTCTCAAGCGCGCCTGCGAACATGCCAAAAAGGAAGCGATCACCTGCCGTCCCGCTGACCTGCTTAAGCCGGAGTGGGAGCATCTGCGCTCCGACGCGCTTGCGCTGAAGGGCTGCAACGGCAGTGATGAAGACGTTCTTACCGCTGCGATGTTTCCTCAAGTCGCGCCCAAGTTCTTTGCCTCGCGTCACGAGGGTCCGAAGAACCTGTCGAAGCTACCGCCGAAGGCGGCTACTCCGGCACCCGCGGCTGCCAAGCCCGCCGCCGGCGGCACAACGCCCTCACCGGCGCAACAGGAAAACGCAGCTAACTACGTCGTCACGCTCAATGGCAAGTCGCACAAGGTGTCCGTGGCTCCGGCAAAGTAG
- a CDS encoding acyl-CoA carboxylase subunit beta gives MATPTLEQPKIAKTIDEKIEQLRAKRAEVQLGGGLDKIEKQHKGGKLTARERVEKLTDPGSFQEIGLFAEHRCTLFGMADKPMPSEGVVTGCATIDGRLVHLASQDFTVAGGAAGEVHSDKISEMMHCSLKTGSPFIFVNDSGGARVQEGIDSLSGYGRVFYNNVMLSGTVPQISLICGPCAGGAAYSPALTDFIIQTKAAQMFITGPSVIKQVTGEVVTAEDLGGPVAQMNNSGVVHFIAENDEEALYTCKRLLSFLPSNNLEDPPRLPYENTPDDDPEMNHLVPAETKVGYDVRNVVARVLDFHDFLEIQPGFAPNIVIGFGRIQGRSVGIVANQPNYLAGALDINASDKASRFIRFCNAFNIPLITFVDVPGFLPGVQQEYGGIIRHGAKMLFAYSATTVPKITVVLRKAYGGAYLAMCGKDLGADRVVGWPTAEIAVMGAEGAAGIVFRREIEAADDKNAKRKELIDLYRDTFANPYVSAGRRLVDDIIEPSATRRYLCLAIEALHAKRELRPPKKHGLIPL, from the coding sequence ATGGCAACACCAACGCTAGAACAACCGAAGATCGCAAAAACCATCGATGAAAAGATCGAGCAACTGCGCGCCAAGCGCGCCGAAGTCCAGCTCGGAGGCGGTCTCGACAAAATCGAGAAACAGCACAAGGGTGGAAAACTCACAGCGCGTGAGCGCGTAGAGAAGCTAACCGATCCTGGAAGTTTCCAGGAAATCGGCCTCTTCGCCGAGCATCGCTGCACTCTTTTTGGAATGGCCGATAAGCCCATGCCTTCTGAAGGTGTGGTCACCGGTTGCGCCACCATCGACGGCCGTCTCGTTCACCTCGCCAGCCAGGACTTCACGGTCGCTGGCGGAGCTGCAGGTGAAGTCCATAGCGACAAGATCAGCGAGATGATGCACTGCTCGCTCAAGACCGGGTCCCCGTTCATCTTCGTCAATGACTCCGGTGGAGCGCGCGTGCAGGAGGGCATCGACAGCCTCTCCGGTTACGGCCGCGTCTTCTACAACAACGTTATGCTCAGCGGAACCGTGCCGCAGATCTCGCTGATTTGCGGACCCTGCGCCGGCGGTGCCGCATACAGTCCCGCGCTTACCGACTTCATCATTCAGACCAAGGCGGCACAGATGTTCATTACCGGCCCCTCGGTCATCAAGCAGGTGACCGGCGAGGTCGTTACGGCTGAAGACCTCGGCGGACCCGTTGCGCAAATGAACAACTCCGGCGTCGTCCACTTCATCGCCGAGAACGATGAAGAAGCGCTCTACACCTGCAAGCGGCTTCTCAGCTTCCTGCCTTCGAACAACCTGGAAGATCCGCCGCGGTTGCCGTACGAGAATACGCCGGATGACGATCCGGAGATGAACCACCTCGTTCCCGCGGAAACGAAGGTCGGCTACGACGTTCGCAACGTTGTCGCCCGGGTGCTCGACTTCCACGACTTCCTGGAAATTCAGCCCGGCTTCGCGCCTAACATCGTTATCGGTTTCGGACGCATTCAGGGCCGCTCGGTTGGTATCGTTGCCAACCAGCCGAACTATCTCGCCGGAGCGCTCGATATCAACGCCAGCGACAAAGCGTCGCGCTTTATCCGCTTCTGCAACGCGTTCAACATCCCGCTCATCACCTTTGTCGATGTGCCCGGCTTCCTGCCCGGCGTTCAGCAGGAATACGGTGGCATTATTCGCCACGGCGCGAAGATGCTCTTCGCCTACTCGGCCACCACGGTTCCAAAAATCACGGTCGTGCTACGCAAAGCTTACGGCGGGGCTTATCTCGCCATGTGTGGCAAGGACCTCGGCGCGGACAGAGTGGTTGGATGGCCGACGGCGGAGATCGCGGTCATGGGTGCTGAAGGTGCGGCAGGGATCGTTTTCCGCCGCGAGATCGAAGCAGCCGACGACAAGAATGCGAAGCGTAAGGAGCTGATCGATTTGTATCGCGACACCTTCGCAAATCCATACGTCTCCGCTGGACGCCGTCTCGTTGACGACATCATCGAGCCTTCTGCAACCCGGCGCTATCTCTGCCTGGCGATTGAGGCCCTGCACGCGAAACGCGAACTGCGTCCGCCGAAGAAGCACGGTCTCATTCCGCTCTAA